A window of Apium graveolens cultivar Ventura chromosome 8, ASM990537v1, whole genome shotgun sequence contains these coding sequences:
- the LOC141679190 gene encoding uncharacterized protein LOC141679190, translated as MQVLNLVREFEMQRMKETETIKVYSDRLLGIANKVKLLGTDFPDSRIVQKLLVTLPEKFEITISSLENSKDLSSITLEELLNALKAHEQRRLMRKEGSVEGAYQAKFQSNNGGKNRMWQNKNNKPGEFESNKNNDTRVFPPCSYCKKTNHPPNKCWWRPDVKYHKCGQLAHMERICKSQQEVKAAENQYEDEEQLFVASCFSTNSSAESWLIDSGCTNHMTYDRELFRDLDEAVVSKVRVGNGA; from the coding sequence ATGCAGGTGCTGAATCTAGTCAGAGAATTTGAGATGCAAAGAATGAAAGAAACTGAAACAATTAAGGTATATTCTGATAGACTTCTTGGAATTGCTAACAAAGTTAAACTCCTTGGAACTGATTTTCCAGATTCTAGAATTGTTCAAAAATTACTTGTTACACTTCCTGAGAAATTTGAAATTACGATTTCATCGCTGGAAAACTCCAAAGATTTGTCAAGCATTACCTTGGAAGAATTGTTAAATGCACTGAAGGCACATGAACAAAGGAGACTCATGAGGAAAGAAGGATCAGTGGAAGGTGCCTACCAAGCTAAATTTCAGAGCAACAATGGAGGAAAAAACAGAATGTGGCAGAACAAAAACAACAAGCCTGGAGAATTTGAGAGCAACAAAAATAATGACACTCGAGTCTTTCCACCCTGCTCCTACTGCAAAAAAACTAATCATCCTCCAAACAAGTGTTGGTGGAGACCAGATGTAAAGTATCACAAATGTGGTCAGCTTGCACATATGGAAAGAATATGCAAGTCTCAGCAAGAAGTCAAAGCCGCTGAAAATCAGTACGAAGATGAAGAACAATTGTTTGTAGCATCATGTTTTTCCACCAACAGCTCAGCAGAAAGTTGGCTTATAGATAGTGGTTGTACAAACCACATGACATATGATCGTGAACTCTTTAGAGATCTTGATGAGGCTGTTGTTTCTAAAGTCAGAGTTGGAAATGGAGCATAA
- the LOC141680592 gene encoding uncharacterized protein LOC141680592 isoform X1, protein MAQSSFTSTDSQVQTELKKVVIQNEHGENLVGLLHDTGSLEIVVMCHGFRSTKEFNVLVNLAAALEMEGISVFRFDFAGNGESEGSFEYGNYRREAEDLRAVVLHFNGMNRPVTAVLGHSKGGNVVLLYASKYHDVHTVVNLSGRFNLQHGMETRLGKSFLERIRKDGFIDGKTEPGEASYRITEAGLMDRLNTNMNEACVQIEKDCRVLIVHGSADEVVPVEDALSFGNTIHNHKIHIVEGADHCYTSHQDELGPVILPFIKDGLQQHKYA, encoded by the exons ATGGCTCAGTCCAGCTTCACTTCCACTGACTCAC AGGTTCAGACAGAGCTGAAGAAAGTTGTGATACAAAATGAGCATGGTGAAAATCTTGTGGGCTTATTACATGACACTGGATCTTTGGAGATTGTGGTCATGTGCCATGGTTTTCGATCCACAAAG GAATTTAATGTTTTGGTGAACCTTGCTGCTGCTTTGGAAATGGAAGGGATTAGTGTCTTCCGCTTTGACTTTGCTGGGAATGG GGAAAGTGAAGGGTCATTTGAGTATGGTAATTATCGGAGAGAAGCTGAAGATTTGCGAGCTGTAGTTCTTCACTTTAATGGAATGAATCGTCCGGTAACTGCAGTTCTTGGGCATAGCAAAG GAGGAAATGTGGTGCTTCTTTATGCATCTAAATATCATGATGTCCATACTGTTGTCAATCTTTCTGGCCGCTTTAATCTGCAGCATGGCATGGAAACTCGTCTGGGTAAAAGCTTTTTGGAAAGAATAAGAAAAGATGGATTTATAGATGGTAAAACTGAACCAG GAGAAGCTAGTTACAGGATAACCGAGGCTGGTTTGATGGATCGCCTCAACACAAACATGAATGAAGCCTGTGTACAAATTGAAAAAGATTGCAG GGTCTTGATAGTCCATGGATCTGCTGATGAAGTGGTTCCTGTTGAGGATGCATTATCCTTTGGCAACACGATACATAACCACAAGATACACATTGTTGAAGGGGCTGACCATTGTTACACTTCCCATCAAGATGAATTAGGTCCAGTTATTCTACCATTTATCAAGGACGGCTTGCAGCAACACAAATATGCTTGA
- the LOC141680592 gene encoding uncharacterized protein LOC141680592 isoform X2 produces the protein MCHGFRSTKEFNVLVNLAAALEMEGISVFRFDFAGNGESEGSFEYGNYRREAEDLRAVVLHFNGMNRPVTAVLGHSKGGNVVLLYASKYHDVHTVVNLSGRFNLQHGMETRLGKSFLERIRKDGFIDGKTEPGEASYRITEAGLMDRLNTNMNEACVQIEKDCRVLIVHGSADEVVPVEDALSFGNTIHNHKIHIVEGADHCYTSHQDELGPVILPFIKDGLQQHKYA, from the exons ATGTGCCATGGTTTTCGATCCACAAAG GAATTTAATGTTTTGGTGAACCTTGCTGCTGCTTTGGAAATGGAAGGGATTAGTGTCTTCCGCTTTGACTTTGCTGGGAATGG GGAAAGTGAAGGGTCATTTGAGTATGGTAATTATCGGAGAGAAGCTGAAGATTTGCGAGCTGTAGTTCTTCACTTTAATGGAATGAATCGTCCGGTAACTGCAGTTCTTGGGCATAGCAAAG GAGGAAATGTGGTGCTTCTTTATGCATCTAAATATCATGATGTCCATACTGTTGTCAATCTTTCTGGCCGCTTTAATCTGCAGCATGGCATGGAAACTCGTCTGGGTAAAAGCTTTTTGGAAAGAATAAGAAAAGATGGATTTATAGATGGTAAAACTGAACCAG GAGAAGCTAGTTACAGGATAACCGAGGCTGGTTTGATGGATCGCCTCAACACAAACATGAATGAAGCCTGTGTACAAATTGAAAAAGATTGCAG GGTCTTGATAGTCCATGGATCTGCTGATGAAGTGGTTCCTGTTGAGGATGCATTATCCTTTGGCAACACGATACATAACCACAAGATACACATTGTTGAAGGGGCTGACCATTGTTACACTTCCCATCAAGATGAATTAGGTCCAGTTATTCTACCATTTATCAAGGACGGCTTGCAGCAACACAAATATGCTTGA